Proteins from a single region of Diaphorobacter limosus:
- a CDS encoding tyrosine-type recombinase/integrase, whose translation MDTEGQTAHREPWNKDKIVGQKAPFKVKDIWALRVRLQMQGRVRELALFNLGIDSKLRGCDLVALKVRDVTHGDQVATRAIVMQHKTKRPVQFEITGVTRDALQAWIKKSELKSDDFLFPSRLHDSPHLGTRQYARILGHWVDELGLDRSEYGTHSMRRTKATLIYRRTKNLRAVQLLLGHSKLESTVRYLGIEVDDALEISEQTEI comes from the coding sequence ATGGATACCGAAGGCCAAACCGCGCACCGCGAGCCGTGGAACAAAGACAAGATCGTTGGGCAGAAGGCACCCTTTAAGGTGAAAGACATCTGGGCACTGCGCGTACGCCTTCAGATGCAAGGGCGGGTTCGTGAGCTCGCGCTGTTCAACCTAGGCATTGACAGCAAACTTCGCGGATGCGATCTCGTTGCACTTAAAGTGCGCGACGTGACACATGGTGACCAGGTGGCTACGCGGGCCATCGTCATGCAGCACAAGACCAAACGACCGGTCCAGTTCGAGATCACAGGAGTCACCCGTGATGCCCTGCAAGCTTGGATCAAAAAGTCCGAGCTGAAGTCAGATGACTTCCTCTTCCCAAGCCGACTTCACGATTCACCACATTTGGGAACCAGGCAGTACGCGCGGATTCTTGGGCACTGGGTGGACGAACTTGGGTTGGATCGATCAGAGTACGGGACCCATTCAATGCGCAGGACAAAGGCGACCTTGATCTATCGCCGGACCAAGAATCTGCGGGCCGTGCAGTTGCTGCTCGGCCATTCGAAACTTGAGTCCACGGTGAGGTACCTGGGTATCGAGGTCGACGATGCCCTTGAGATCTCCGAGCAGACAGAGATCTGA
- a CDS encoding phage integrase family protein, protein MHPSAAAGRYLPELHADARVVRSYLLALVREARAHLEGLGEGGLAGSLVRALRLDAVVACRPASAPSLQEFTDRFDADLYGERELLALYEEEYGASAQPGLTTALTDDLNLALRGLNTLQLHSAQMPKAHDSVSQWLSERLCHQLRPFGVLQLSDLVTLVNCHGRTWWRAVPGLGRERAERLVQWLSDHETWLERPLSPRVRGVGTAMAAVAEPGSCRPAVPNGTDLRSAGFNALGAVSDQQALRVWLDTLTLKSPHTLAAYRRDVERLLMWAHERGQGLSTLTVADAIEHARFLVSPPAHWVNALPATRKDGDWRPMRGPLSRSSARRALAAIGHLYGFLVESGYLTANPFARVRAAAGAGMANAMMDTTRSFGLRHLGAMKAALDAMVGSAHKRRLLAILMLGETTGMRRQEMSAHTWGDLRKHGGDAAGARYVLTVRGKGGHERKLPVKDSVIDALERHLGDRRALVAAGELPDVGLAETPLISILEQPPVGTMHASCGALSEAGLHRVLKRFFEGVAEHLEGLGEPETGDLQEDFRRASCHWLRHTFAHEILKASGADLPVTQQLLGHKNISTTGIYLKADLGQRIEAVAALPEHFR, encoded by the coding sequence ATGCATCCGTCTGCAGCGGCTGGGCGTTATCTGCCTGAGCTGCATGCCGATGCCAGGGTGGTGCGCTCGTATCTGCTGGCGCTGGTGCGTGAGGCACGCGCGCACCTGGAGGGCCTGGGGGAGGGCGGTCTCGCCGGGTCGCTGGTGCGCGCCCTGCGGCTCGATGCGGTCGTGGCGTGCCGGCCAGCCAGCGCTCCGTCGCTGCAGGAGTTCACCGACCGCTTCGATGCCGATCTCTACGGCGAACGAGAGCTGTTGGCACTCTACGAGGAGGAGTACGGTGCCTCGGCGCAACCCGGTTTGACAACGGCACTAACCGACGACCTGAATCTGGCGCTGCGTGGCTTGAATACGCTTCAACTACACAGCGCGCAGATGCCCAAGGCTCATGATTCCGTATCGCAATGGCTGTCCGAGCGGCTTTGCCACCAGTTGCGGCCGTTTGGCGTACTGCAACTGTCCGACCTGGTGACTCTGGTGAACTGTCACGGCCGCACCTGGTGGCGTGCAGTGCCAGGCCTTGGCCGGGAGCGGGCCGAGCGCCTGGTGCAATGGCTGAGCGATCATGAGACGTGGCTGGAGCGACCCCTGTCGCCCAGGGTGAGAGGTGTGGGCACTGCCATGGCGGCTGTCGCGGAACCGGGATCGTGCAGGCCCGCAGTGCCAAATGGTACCGATCTGCGGAGCGCAGGGTTCAATGCCTTGGGCGCCGTGTCGGATCAACAGGCCCTGCGGGTCTGGCTGGACACCCTGACCCTCAAATCCCCGCATACCCTGGCCGCCTACCGGCGCGATGTGGAGCGGCTGCTGATGTGGGCCCATGAGCGTGGGCAAGGCCTGTCCACGCTGACCGTGGCCGACGCCATCGAGCACGCGCGCTTCCTGGTCAGTCCCCCGGCGCATTGGGTGAATGCCTTGCCGGCTACGCGCAAGGATGGCGACTGGCGCCCTATGCGCGGGCCGCTCTCGCGCAGTAGCGCGAGGCGCGCCCTGGCCGCCATCGGTCACCTGTATGGATTCCTGGTGGAGAGCGGCTACCTGACAGCCAATCCCTTTGCCCGCGTGCGCGCCGCCGCTGGTGCCGGCATGGCGAACGCCATGATGGACACGACGCGCTCGTTTGGTCTGCGCCACCTGGGCGCCATGAAGGCAGCGCTCGATGCCATGGTGGGCAGCGCCCACAAGCGTCGCCTGCTGGCCATCCTGATGCTGGGCGAGACCACCGGCATGCGCCGTCAGGAGATGAGTGCCCACACCTGGGGCGATCTGCGCAAGCATGGCGGAGACGCCGCAGGTGCCCGGTATGTGTTGACCGTGCGTGGCAAGGGGGGCCATGAGCGCAAGCTACCCGTCAAGGACTCCGTGATTGACGCCCTGGAGCGCCACCTCGGGGATCGCAGGGCGCTCGTGGCTGCCGGCGAGCTGCCTGATGTGGGCCTGGCCGAGACTCCTTTGATCAGCATCCTGGAGCAACCGCCCGTGGGCACCATGCATGCGTCCTGCGGCGCCTTGTCGGAAGCCGGCCTACATCGGGTGCTCAAGCGCTTCTTTGAGGGCGTTGCCGAGCACCTGGAGGGGCTTGGTGAGCCTGAGACAGGGGATCTGCAGGAAGATTTCAGGCGGGCCTCCTGCCATTGGCTGAGACACACCTTTGCCCACGAAATCCTCAAGGCATCCGGTGCCGATCTGCCGGTCACGCAGCAGCTGCTGGGGCACAAGAACATCAGCACCACCGGCATCTATCTCAAGGCCGATCTGGGGCAGCGCATCGAGGCCGTGGCGGCCTTGCCGGAGCATTTCCGATGA
- a CDS encoding DEAD/DEAH box helicase has product MLTPVTLRPPPLLIHAVSDGRRLGLQLHSIAGMGRALSRAGAWWVPGRRMWAIELVNVARSLEWLRTLYAGQHVELDDAQRILQSAIAAPEGDFFTQVLDVQVFPLSRGDLAQGEHAVSFAYDLFCVRAMRALRGSFHKPALAWQVAGGTERILEVLRELAGVAPEFAFVHEHPVVLEELIAPAPDVSPIQVPGASPLPGDAGSDERVGSGFLSAELSSEALAIDQAALAAEGVRAGLRDYQLIGVRHLLGQTGACLGDDMGLGKSRQTVVAARLAAGEGRVLIVCPASLRINWEREIRMVYPDTIVGMAGEDRISALYGCHWVIANYERLGGLVREIQLEFQVMAVDEAHYLKEHQAGRTRNAFVMATRIPRRYVITGTPLLNREIELHTLLRLTGHPMGQLPMKAFRKEFTGTGEKRAALAAALRGWMLRRRKDVLKDLGDKTRQLRWVSPPEGLGGYKEIHGDMSLQTMPKITRLRQKLEALKTPFLIETVESLSEGDKILIFCEYMATVEAMQDAFAQAGIACVTLVGADSGARRQKAIDAFQNDPAVTVFIGTTSAAGVGITLTAANHVAFASLPWTPALMRQAEDRAYRLGQRRNVLVIVPLVAGSIDEGIWSLLQSKQATEQDVVEAVKSQLSGNNP; this is encoded by the coding sequence ATGCTGACGCCTGTGACCTTGAGGCCGCCGCCGCTGCTAATCCATGCGGTGAGCGACGGTCGGCGTCTTGGCTTGCAGCTGCACAGCATTGCCGGCATGGGTCGGGCCCTGTCCAGGGCCGGGGCCTGGTGGGTGCCTGGCCGCCGGATGTGGGCCATCGAGCTGGTGAACGTCGCGCGCAGCCTGGAGTGGCTCAGAACGCTTTACGCCGGCCAGCATGTCGAGCTGGATGATGCGCAACGCATTTTGCAGTCTGCTATCGCGGCGCCCGAGGGTGATTTCTTCACGCAGGTGCTGGACGTTCAGGTGTTTCCCTTGTCGCGGGGCGACCTGGCCCAGGGCGAGCATGCCGTCAGCTTTGCCTACGACCTGTTCTGTGTTCGTGCCATGCGGGCACTGCGAGGGAGTTTTCATAAGCCGGCCCTGGCCTGGCAGGTTGCCGGGGGCACTGAGCGCATTTTGGAGGTATTGCGCGAACTCGCTGGTGTGGCGCCCGAATTCGCTTTTGTGCATGAGCATCCCGTGGTGCTCGAAGAGCTGATTGCGCCTGCACCCGATGTCTCACCCATTCAGGTTCCAGGAGCATCGCCATTGCCTGGCGATGCAGGCAGCGACGAGCGGGTCGGCAGCGGTTTCCTCTCTGCTGAGCTGTCCAGCGAGGCACTGGCAATCGACCAGGCCGCTTTGGCAGCGGAGGGTGTGCGTGCGGGCTTGCGTGATTACCAGCTCATCGGCGTGCGCCATCTGCTGGGCCAAACCGGCGCCTGCCTGGGCGATGACATGGGGTTGGGCAAGAGTCGCCAAACCGTGGTGGCTGCACGTCTGGCCGCGGGCGAGGGCAGGGTGTTGATCGTGTGCCCGGCTTCGCTGCGCATCAACTGGGAGCGCGAAATCCGCATGGTCTATCCCGACACCATCGTCGGCATGGCTGGCGAGGATCGCATCTCGGCGCTGTATGGATGCCACTGGGTCATCGCCAACTACGAGCGTCTTGGCGGACTGGTGCGTGAAATCCAGCTCGAATTCCAGGTGATGGCCGTGGATGAGGCGCATTACCTGAAAGAACACCAGGCCGGACGCACCCGCAATGCCTTTGTGATGGCCACGCGCATTCCACGCCGTTACGTCATTACCGGTACACCCTTGCTCAATCGGGAGATCGAGCTGCATACGCTACTGCGGTTGACAGGCCATCCGATGGGGCAACTGCCAATGAAAGCGTTTCGCAAGGAATTTACCGGAACCGGTGAAAAGCGTGCGGCGCTGGCGGCGGCTTTGCGTGGCTGGATGCTGCGCCGGCGCAAGGACGTGCTCAAGGATCTGGGTGACAAGACACGCCAGTTGCGTTGGGTTTCACCACCGGAAGGGTTGGGTGGATACAAGGAAATCCATGGCGATATGAGCCTGCAAACCATGCCCAAGATCACTCGCCTGCGGCAAAAGCTGGAAGCGCTCAAGACGCCATTTCTCATCGAAACAGTGGAAAGCCTTTCCGAGGGCGACAAGATCCTTATCTTCTGCGAGTACATGGCGACGGTGGAGGCCATGCAGGATGCGTTTGCACAGGCCGGCATTGCCTGTGTCACCCTGGTGGGCGCGGATTCGGGCGCCAGACGGCAAAAGGCGATTGACGCCTTTCAGAATGATCCGGCCGTCACGGTATTTATCGGCACCACGTCAGCGGCAGGCGTGGGAATCACGTTGACGGCGGCGAACCATGTGGCATTTGCCTCCTTGCCCTGGACGCCGGCCTTGATGCGCCAGGCAGAAGATCGCGCCTACCGGTTGGGGCAACGACGCAATGTGCTGGTCATCGTGCCGCTGGTGGCCGGCTCGATTGATGAAGGTATATGGAGCCTGCTGCAGTCCAAGCAGGCCACGGAGCAGGATGTCGTGGAGGCTGTGAAATCCCAGCTGTCCGGCAACAACCCATGA
- a CDS encoding type II toxin-antitoxin system YafQ family toxin codes for MTSKKPAASKRTNLPHASDYTKEFRKDWVRLSHSGRYDMNRLKEAMLLLIANDGPLPPEWLDHPLTGDWANHRECHIGGDFLLIYRLDDSGKNGLVVFVRSGTHSELFT; via the coding sequence ATGACCTCGAAGAAGCCAGCAGCAAGTAAGCGGACAAACCTGCCTCACGCATCGGACTACACCAAAGAGTTCCGGAAGGACTGGGTGCGCCTGTCCCACTCCGGCCGGTACGACATGAACCGGCTGAAAGAGGCCATGCTGCTACTCATCGCCAATGACGGGCCGCTGCCGCCTGAATGGCTCGACCATCCGCTCACGGGTGACTGGGCGAACCATCGCGAGTGCCACATCGGCGGCGACTTCCTGCTGATCTACCGGCTCGACGATTCGGGCAAAAACGGCTTGGTCGTTTTCGTGCGCAGCGGAACTCACTCCGAGCTGTTTACATAA
- a CDS encoding type II toxin-antitoxin system RelB/DinJ family antitoxin: MAATTTMVHVRVDEHIKTQAAETLASMGLTVSDAIRVFLTRVVADKELPFALKAPNATSRVAIAEADEIIKSRRARFATADALLNDLEEASSK, from the coding sequence ATGGCTGCAACTACCACCATGGTTCACGTTCGCGTGGACGAGCACATCAAAACGCAGGCGGCGGAAACACTGGCCTCGATGGGCCTGACTGTCTCCGATGCGATCCGCGTGTTCCTGACCCGTGTCGTCGCAGACAAGGAACTGCCGTTTGCCCTTAAGGCACCGAACGCCACCAGCCGCGTCGCCATTGCCGAGGCCGACGAGATCATCAAGAGCCGTCGTGCTCGTTTCGCAACCGCCGACGCGTTGCTGAATGACCTCGAAGAAGCCAGCAGCAAGTAA
- a CDS encoding DNA-binding protein, with protein MTRPGITAAHVAAAAEALQAEGQQPTIRAVRERLGDTGSPNTIQRHLAAWRKARPAAAPGQELPQALAAAIAAELAGAAAAARDAAQAEIDQAQAEAADLAAAGEVLEGERDDLAAQAQAQAQALRGERDKLAGRADALQAEGERLRAALDAAREQAQTAQQAAAVAQAQAQATLERATRAETLAAQQAQELAKAQQEAAHLRGRLEAK; from the coding sequence ATGACTCGTCCAGGAATTACCGCCGCCCACGTCGCAGCCGCCGCCGAGGCGCTGCAAGCCGAGGGCCAGCAGCCCACGATTCGCGCCGTGCGCGAGCGGCTGGGCGACACCGGCAGCCCAAACACCATCCAGCGGCACCTGGCCGCGTGGCGCAAGGCACGCCCAGCAGCAGCACCTGGGCAGGAGTTACCGCAGGCACTGGCCGCGGCCATTGCCGCCGAGCTGGCAGGCGCTGCGGCTGCAGCGCGTGACGCTGCCCAGGCCGAGATAGACCAGGCGCAGGCCGAGGCTGCGGATCTGGCCGCAGCGGGCGAGGTGCTGGAGGGCGAGCGTGACGATCTGGCAGCGCAGGCACAGGCACAGGCACAGGCACTGCGCGGGGAGCGCGACAAGCTCGCGGGGCGGGCCGATGCCCTGCAGGCCGAGGGCGAGCGCCTGCGCGCTGCCCTGGATGCGGCGCGGGAACAGGCCCAGACCGCGCAGCAGGCCGCAGCCGTGGCGCAGGCGCAGGCCCAGGCCACGCTGGAGCGCGCCACGCGCGCCGAGACACTGGCCGCGCAGCAGGCCCAGGAGTTGGCCAAGGCCCAGCAGGAGGCCGCGCACCTGCGCGGGCGCCTGGAAGCAAAATGA
- a CDS encoding IS5 family transposase has translation MKQISLALNLSTRQTRKQVFLEQMEQVVPWQELVQLIAPYYPQGRNGRPPFELQTMLRLHFLQQWFKLSDLGMEEALFDTPLYRDFAQLDAHGRLPDESTILRFRHRLERHKLAEQMLATVNDLLCAKGLQLKEGTIVDATLIAAPSSTKNKDNARDPEMHSSKKGNQWYFGMKAHIGVDADSGLVHTVRCTSGNVGDVVEGNSLLHGQEVQVFGDAGYQGADKRADAPNDVPWHVAMGPAKRKALDKEHSAVDALVDQLERVKAQIRAKVEHPFRVIKRQFGYTKVRYRGLKKNTLQIVTLFALSNLWMARHQLMQQQGARG, from the coding sequence ATGAAGCAAATTAGCCTCGCCTTGAACCTGAGCACGCGCCAGACCCGCAAGCAAGTCTTCCTCGAACAGATGGAGCAGGTCGTGCCCTGGCAAGAGCTGGTGCAACTGATCGCCCCGTACTACCCCCAGGGCAGGAACGGGCGCCCGCCCTTTGAGCTGCAGACCATGCTGCGCCTGCACTTCTTGCAGCAGTGGTTCAAGCTGTCGGACCTGGGGATGGAGGAAGCCTTGTTTGACACGCCCCTGTACCGGGACTTTGCCCAGCTCGATGCCCACGGGCGGCTGCCTGACGAGAGCACCATCTTGCGCTTTCGCCACCGACTGGAGCGCCACAAGCTGGCCGAGCAGATGCTGGCCACCGTCAACGACCTGCTGTGCGCCAAAGGCCTGCAGCTCAAGGAAGGCACCATCGTGGATGCCACCTTGATTGCCGCGCCGAGCTCAACCAAGAACAAAGACAACGCGCGAGACCCCGAGATGCATTCGAGCAAGAAGGGCAACCAGTGGTACTTCGGCATGAAGGCCCATATCGGCGTGGATGCCGACAGCGGCCTGGTGCACACCGTGCGCTGCACCTCGGGCAACGTCGGCGACGTGGTCGAAGGCAACAGCCTGCTGCACGGACAGGAGGTGCAGGTCTTTGGCGACGCTGGCTACCAGGGAGCGGACAAACGCGCCGATGCGCCTAACGACGTGCCGTGGCACGTTGCCATGGGGCCGGCCAAACGCAAGGCATTGGACAAAGAACACAGTGCTGTAGATGCTCTGGTCGATCAGCTCGAGCGCGTGAAGGCGCAAATCCGCGCCAAGGTGGAACACCCGTTTCGCGTCATCAAGCGCCAGTTTGGCTACACCAAGGTGCGTTATCGAGGCCTGAAGAAAAACACCCTGCAGATCGTGACGTTGTTTGCGCTCTCGAACCTGTGGATGGCGCGCCATCAGTTAATGCAGCAGCAAGGAGCACGGGGATGA
- a CDS encoding methyl-accepting chemotaxis protein, which translates to MRKNLPVTQANFDFPADRTLISITDTKGRITYCNADFIAVSGYKEDELLGQPHNLLRHPDMPAEAFRDFWDTIQKGLLCSAVIKNRRKNGDHYWVRANATPMRDGERIVGFLSVRSRPSNEEIREAEQLYARMSAHAEAGKKVYSFRHGELMRVDALGRLAGALRLRPRGQYAAWMALAAAGPVVVANTGSPLWGVWLAGVVSACVAGYGLAGVTLRPLKNVIRVSRQLASGDLSQFFAVQGNGVARSLLLPMIQVGLSTRTVMGDVRDDLRRLQTAAQEIAHSSNDLSARTEAQAASLEQSAAAMDEINSTVQNTSQLASCGVHMAHETTANAQRSQEAIRSVADTMQEITQSSKRIGDIIQVIESVAFQTNILALNAAVEAARAGEQGRGFAVVASEVRSLAHRTSGLAKEINDIIRESQQRVATGGQRTAQAGQRMEEAMQSVQKVAQMLQQIDQAAREQAQGVVQISEAVQHIDGITQQNAALVEQLAGAAQLMDAEARQARHNIQVFRLGRGDRTHAETDAVELRRRSRERSDAEPLALEYEA; encoded by the coding sequence ATGCGCAAGAATCTTCCCGTCACACAGGCCAACTTTGACTTTCCTGCGGATCGAACCCTGATTTCGATCACTGACACCAAGGGTCGCATCACCTACTGCAATGCGGACTTCATTGCTGTCAGCGGGTACAAAGAGGATGAGCTCTTGGGCCAGCCGCACAACCTGCTGCGCCACCCAGATATGCCTGCCGAAGCGTTTCGGGATTTCTGGGACACCATCCAAAAAGGCCTGCTGTGTAGCGCCGTGATCAAGAACCGGCGCAAGAATGGCGACCATTACTGGGTACGTGCCAACGCGACGCCGATGCGCGATGGCGAGCGCATTGTCGGTTTTCTGTCGGTACGCTCGCGTCCGAGCAACGAAGAAATCCGCGAAGCCGAACAGTTGTACGCGCGCATGAGCGCGCATGCCGAGGCCGGCAAAAAGGTGTATTCCTTCCGCCACGGCGAGCTGATGCGTGTCGATGCCTTGGGGCGGTTGGCAGGGGCGTTGCGCCTGCGGCCCAGGGGGCAATACGCAGCCTGGATGGCATTGGCTGCGGCGGGGCCGGTAGTCGTCGCAAACACGGGCAGTCCACTGTGGGGCGTCTGGCTGGCCGGCGTCGTCAGCGCGTGTGTGGCGGGGTATGGCTTGGCAGGCGTCACGTTGCGCCCGCTGAAAAACGTGATTCGCGTCTCCCGGCAGCTGGCGAGTGGCGACTTGTCGCAATTTTTTGCGGTTCAGGGCAATGGTGTTGCTCGCAGTCTGCTGCTGCCCATGATTCAGGTGGGCCTGTCCACCAGAACCGTGATGGGCGACGTGCGCGACGACCTGCGACGTCTGCAAACGGCAGCGCAGGAAATTGCACACAGCAGCAACGATCTGTCCGCGCGCACCGAGGCTCAGGCGGCCAGCCTAGAGCAAAGCGCTGCGGCGATGGATGAGATCAACAGCACGGTGCAGAACACCTCGCAACTGGCCAGCTGCGGCGTACATATGGCACATGAAACCACCGCTAACGCCCAACGCAGCCAGGAAGCCATACGCAGTGTGGCCGACACCATGCAGGAAATCACGCAGTCGTCCAAGCGGATCGGGGACATCATCCAGGTGATCGAAAGCGTGGCGTTCCAGACCAATATTCTGGCGCTCAACGCGGCGGTGGAAGCTGCGCGAGCCGGTGAACAAGGGCGTGGTTTCGCTGTGGTGGCCAGCGAGGTTCGCTCGCTGGCGCACCGCACGAGCGGCCTGGCCAAGGAGATCAACGACATCATTCGCGAGTCCCAACAGAGAGTAGCGACGGGCGGCCAACGCACCGCACAAGCAGGTCAGCGCATGGAGGAGGCGATGCAGTCGGTGCAAAAAGTCGCTCAGATGCTGCAGCAAATCGACCAGGCTGCGCGCGAACAAGCCCAGGGTGTGGTTCAGATCAGTGAAGCGGTGCAGCATATAGACGGCATCACCCAGCAAAACGCCGCCCTGGTGGAACAGCTGGCGGGCGCGGCCCAGCTCATGGATGCCGAAGCCAGGCAGGCCCGCCACAATATCCAGGTGTTTCGCCTTGGTCGTGGAGACCGCACACATGCTGAAACCGACGCCGTCGAGTTGCGCAGGCGCTCGCGCGAGCGCTCGGACGCCGAGCCACTGGCACTGGAATATGAAGCATAG
- a CDS encoding type II toxin-antitoxin system ParD family antitoxin, with protein sequence MRNTSVSLGQHFTSFIDSQVQGGRYGSASDVIRAGLRLLEEHETRVKALQDALSAGLESGEPRPFDFEAFKARKRAGFQAQ encoded by the coding sequence ATGAGAAATACCTCCGTATCCCTCGGACAACACTTCACCAGCTTCATTGATTCCCAAGTGCAGGGCGGGCGTTATGGTTCCGCAAGCGATGTAATCCGGGCAGGGTTGCGACTGCTTGAAGAGCATGAAACCAGGGTGAAGGCGCTGCAAGATGCGCTGAGCGCCGGCCTTGAATCTGGCGAACCGCGCCCGTTCGACTTTGAGGCTTTTAAGGCCCGTAAGCGAGCAGGGTTTCAAGCGCAATGA
- a CDS encoding type II toxin-antitoxin system RelE/ParE family toxin yields the protein MKVIAFSPAAEADIGEIWDYSADRWGPDQADSYTDTIRDACYALARGAKQGRPSVLPNLQKYLCGSHVVYFLDYPDHLDVIRVLHQRQDAEWHL from the coding sequence ATGAAGGTCATCGCGTTTTCGCCAGCGGCGGAGGCGGACATTGGCGAGATTTGGGACTACAGCGCGGACAGGTGGGGGCCAGACCAGGCCGACAGCTACACCGACACAATTCGGGATGCCTGCTATGCGCTAGCCCGAGGAGCAAAGCAAGGCCGCCCCTCCGTGCTGCCGAACCTGCAGAAATACCTATGCGGCTCGCACGTGGTCTATTTTCTGGACTACCCCGATCACTTGGACGTTATCCGCGTGCTGCACCAACGGCAAGATGCCGAGTGGCACCTATAG
- a CDS encoding DUF3577 domain-containing protein — MMTASAQTNHFNLHVNGVGYVNRVRWVEPRRNAGRRADPFLACSVSAIRGNAESPDYTYFDLRVSGSEAIEMVERLKVDVEEKRKVFIAFRIGDIYPHMYERDVRERDGRKTGEKEMAALIKGRLLLINSITIDGENVYRRDPEADQPVDDLQSAPPELEQGSPAAQPVEQGEELQRDTAPQVAEGEPQRQRPERIQERIQPAARPPQARPASQRPAYNGGYAAGRTVRQGADYVARAVA; from the coding sequence ATGATGACTGCTTCCGCACAAACCAACCATTTCAACCTGCATGTCAATGGCGTCGGATACGTGAACCGTGTCCGCTGGGTTGAACCTCGTCGCAACGCCGGCCGCCGTGCCGATCCCTTCCTTGCCTGTTCCGTGTCTGCCATTCGTGGCAATGCGGAGAGCCCTGACTACACCTACTTCGACCTGCGGGTCAGTGGCAGCGAGGCCATCGAGATGGTCGAGCGCCTGAAGGTGGATGTCGAGGAAAAGCGCAAGGTGTTCATCGCATTCCGCATTGGGGACATCTATCCCCACATGTACGAACGCGATGTACGTGAGCGCGATGGTCGCAAAACTGGCGAGAAGGAGATGGCAGCACTCATCAAGGGTCGCCTGCTCCTGATCAACAGTATCACCATCGATGGTGAAAACGTGTACCGGCGCGATCCCGAAGCCGACCAGCCCGTTGACGACCTGCAATCCGCTCCCCCGGAGCTGGAGCAGGGTTCGCCAGCGGCGCAACCGGTTGAACAGGGTGAAGAGCTGCAACGCGATACTGCGCCGCAGGTGGCCGAGGGTGAACCTCAACGCCAGCGTCCAGAGCGCATCCAGGAACGTATCCAGCCGGCGGCTCGTCCGCCACAAGCACGTCCTGCCAGCCAGCGTCCCGCCTACAACGGTGGATACGCTGCCGGTCGTACCGTCCGCCAGGGCGCCGACTATGTTGCTCGTGCCGTAGCCTGA
- a CDS encoding DUF3275 family protein → MITVKNATLRVKRINGRNGPFCIADLSTDFGEFKVKESLLDQFDEGTYEATVWIDEIYMGQYVAYGKAVTEIRARLRDVQVLTEDQRPVTEEIVEPDPLEEQPQPVPVIQKPPVQEEPRDKRWDKFKKSKEEAAPVQDADESESANDLFDEETWSAMERAMPVKLDASVDRALLRQQAGMLRQRGYRFDAKQQIWLFTS, encoded by the coding sequence ATGATCACCGTCAAAAATGCCACCCTGCGCGTCAAGCGCATCAACGGCCGCAATGGCCCGTTTTGTATTGCCGACCTGTCCACCGACTTCGGTGAGTTCAAGGTCAAGGAATCACTGCTCGACCAGTTCGACGAGGGCACCTACGAGGCGACCGTGTGGATCGACGAGATCTACATGGGCCAGTATGTCGCCTACGGCAAGGCCGTCACGGAGATTCGGGCACGCCTGCGCGATGTGCAGGTGCTGACCGAAGATCAACGCCCGGTGACCGAGGAAATCGTTGAACCCGATCCCCTGGAAGAGCAGCCGCAGCCGGTACCCGTCATCCAGAAGCCACCCGTCCAGGAAGAGCCCCGCGACAAGCGCTGGGACAAGTTCAAGAAATCCAAGGAGGAAGCCGCACCCGTACAGGACGCGGATGAATCTGAATCTGCGAACGATCTGTTCGATGAAGAAACCTGGTCGGCCATGGAGCGGGCCATGCCCGTCAAGCTCGATGCCTCCGTGGATCGGGCCTTGTTGAGACAGCAGGCAGGAATGCTCAGGCAGCGTGGCTATCGCTTCGATGCCAAGCAGCAGATCTGGCTCTTTACCAGTTGA